The Mytilus galloprovincialis chromosome 3, xbMytGall1.hap1.1, whole genome shotgun sequence genomic interval CCAAATAAAACCAGTTCCTCTTATCTGACCTGAAAGCCAACAGAATGAGTCATacagtttctttttattttctattttcatcTGATAAGACAGAGTACACAACTTCACAAAATATAACCATTTTAAACCAATCTTACCTCTGTATCTGACTGTGTTGGAGCAAAATCATCCAATCCAAAGTCTTCATCCGAAGATTCTGTAATACAAGGGAAATAATTCTTATGTTAATACAATAATAGGGTAAAGAAGTGTTTGAACATATAGCAGGTATAACAATTACATTGTcctaaatgattattttttatcaaCCTTTATTAGTACTGTTTGAACCTAAGTTTTTGAGAGCAATGGATGGTTTAGTACTTAAATAAATAAGGAGCTATTTGACCAAAAGGGACTTGAATaaataaagcaaaatattgtCTACCTTCTTGATACATTAACAATGGCTGTTCTAATGATTCAGTTTCTACTTCTGGTTGGTCTTGTGCTGTAACCTAAAATATATGAGGAAAAAGATCAACATTTTGAACCTTTCAATCATTTAGTTATCTGAAGTTACAAAGCATTCACTAGAAATCATGCTATTTGTAAATTATCAAATAATGAATCTGTACAAAAAAGTGCCATCCCCCCTCCCCAAAGATTAACTTTCTAATACAACATTATAcacttgaaaaaagtaaaataacaaaattacaaaactcAGAGTAAATTCAAAATAGGAAGTCCACAatcaaaaaatttgtaagggttccgcggaacccagtgtctcgcctatttttgctgtaaatcacaggctcaacaacaatgaggaaaaaaatcaataaaaatattcctcttgttactattttatgattgtaagaaaatctaagtccatttgaaagtaaattacagaaaaaaacagagtaatctttttacaaactttacttctggatacaatcttatgatcataaataaggttatttccaagtttggtacaaacccaggatagtttaagaaagttatttaaattttaaaaactttaaccacagagtgaatgtaatggttccctgcagaaaaaactaagtccatttataagtaaaatacggaaaaaattgaattttatttttacaaaattttcttctggatactatcttatgatcataaacaagcttctgtccaagtttggtacaaacccaggatagttaaagaaagttattaaaattctaaaaactttaaccacagagtgaatgtaatgtttccccgcagaaaaaactaagtccatttataagtaaaatacggaaaaaatggaattttatttttacaaaatttacttctggatattatcttatgatcataaacaagcttctgtccaagtttggtacaaacccaggatagtttgagaaagttattaaaattctaaaaactttaaccacagagtgaatgttttgtttccccgcagaaaaaactaagtccatttatagtaaaatacggaaaaaatggaattttatttttacaaaatttacttctggatactatcttatgatcataaacaagcttctgtcaaagtttggtagaaatccagtatagtttaagaaagttattaaaatttcaaaaactttaaccacagagtgaatatttgttgacgccgccgacgacgccgacgacgacggaatgtaggatcgcttagtctcgctttttcgactaaagtcgaaggctcgacaatgaTACCCCTACCCCTACTGTTGACTTCTAAAcatcaggggtgtggaaatatttgttttgagCACTTGTCCCCGGGCAAGTGAAACCTAAaaatttacttgccctgatgatcccaataaatattgaagtatttcttgttagctaatatatgattctaacttagcactgttgtgcatcacaaacaaatgaaatctatttgtttatatgtgtaaaccaggtgctccgcagggcgcagctttatacgaccgcagaggtcgaaccctgaacagttggggcaagtatggacaaaacattcaagcatgatacagctctgaatttggattgtgatcaaatttttgacattacatgtttttttttttacacaaaacaaatgccaagattttacaaatcaattaaagatttcttcttcaaactttttaaatctaaaattaaatagttgacacagcataggtttctgacacagaatgaatgtggtctaatgaacttaaaaggttttttttgcctttgagcaaatcactatgctgttgaatattaatcctctcaaaaaaatgtttgaagaaattttctttttatttatgaaatctgaaatgagaaaaatttaacccccccccccccttttttttcacatccccgtttccctttttcaaaactgatatcaattcaaatttctaatggagtttgcaacaataactactcatttaaatacatcataaaatattaagatgtaaaaaaactgcttgttatcactgaatggtaaagattatttaaatttatcagttggtagtaaaaagtgtatatacattgtatattgtatataacaaagatttaagttgattctggacaaagaaagataactccaattaaaaaaaattcttgctattgcacaaataggatatttcttgcttactattctggacaaagaaagataactctaattaaaaaaaaatttgctatttcacaatattgtgcaattagatatttcttgccattgcacaatactgtgcaattgaaaagacttgctattgcacaatacttaatataataattttagatcctgatttggaccaacttgaaaactgggcccataattaaaaatctaagtacatgtttagattcagcatatcaaagaggcccaagaattcaatttttgttaaaatcaaacttagtttaattttggaccctttggactttaatgtagaatttgaaatttgaaaacaggaccaaaaatgaagaatctacatacacagttagatttggcatatcaaagaaccccaaggattcaatttttgatgaaatcaaacaaagtttaattttggaccctttggaccttaatgtagaccaatttgaaaactggaccaaaaaaacttcaataatcaagaatctaagtacatttttagattcaacatatcaaagaacccaaccgattcattttttgtcaaaatcaaactaagtttaattttggaccctttggaccttaatgtagaccaatttgaaaacgggaccaaaagttgagaatcttcatatacagttagattcggcatatcaaagaaccccaattattcaattttgatgaaatcaaacaaagtttaattttggaccctttgggcccctttttcctaaactgttgggaccaaaactcccaaaatcaataccaaccttccttttatggtcataagccttgtgtttaaatttcatagatttgtatttacttatactaacattatagtgcgaaaaccaagaaaaatgcttatttgggtccctttttggcccctaattcctaatctgttgggtcctaaactcccaaaataaataccaaccttccttttgtggtcataaacattgtgtttaaatttcatagatttccatttacttaacctaaggttattgtgcaaaaaccaagaaaaatgcttatttgggccctttattggccccttattcctaaactattgaaaccaaaactcccaaaatcaatcccaatctttcttttgtggtcataaaccttgtgtcaaaatttcatagatttctattaacttaaactaaagttatggtgcgaaaaccaagaaaatgcttatttgggccctttttggccccttattcctaaaatgttgggaccaaaactcccaaaatcaataccaaccttccttttatggtcataaaccttgtgttaaaatttcatagatttctattcacttttactaaagttagagtgcgaaaactaaaagtattcggacgacggacgacgacgacgacgacgacgacgacgacgacgacgacgacgacgacgacgcagacgccaacgtgatagcaatatacgacgaaaattttttcaaaatttgcggtcgtataaaaaataggAAAGTATGAAATGGGTTAACACcaatgggacagaaacctaacagcaaaccaaccaatgaaatgacatgcAAAGGACAATTTTACAgtagtttttgaataaaaattgtagccagtaggtacatcTCCTAAATTTGACGACAGTGATTGAAGAATtgtaaactaaataatagataaacTATTGATTTTGTGGTGTTTTTCTCAACTGACACACatgtttttttcttgattatttattattgtcttgaTGGGCAAGCGTCCCTTCTATTTTCAactttgacaacaaataatgtcGACTTTTtagacaaaaacttaatttattttccgaatttccatagatagccaggggcaatctgatatccacgatgtctgaaattctctgtgtcctccatttgcatttaaggttttctactcgacttatgactctttttgtcttgcttgcccacctttttattaagtatttatcaatctgaactcgatacaaaatttaaagaaatgacacttccggtaaatgatggataaaacctaatcgacgatcccaggtcaatggacaaagccaatgcaataaTACGCGACTCGGGtttgcatacttatttttatttattttggtaatcaATCTTTTTTCggtatcatgtaatatttatcaTCATGAACATTATGTTTTTACTTgctgaacattggtttctttttacataaattaaacatctttaaacgttttgaaattaattttatgtttttgttggatttgaactttgtcttgtatatttttttacttgtccatgggcaaccaagacaaaactAATTACTTGTctggttgttcaaatgtacgagtcgggtgagtcgggcatagcatttccacacccctgaacatctattaattattcaaattaggctggaatttaaaatatatttttaaagaccTTACATTTTTTTACAGCTGAGTGTGTAAgtaaagggaatatctttggttagcatgcttgctagctgaactgtgaactcattattaggtaaggtatactaccctccttttgaAGTAGCCTAGCCCTACAGATAGATAGAttatttgtcggactagtctacttttaaaggagggtagtttaccttacCTTTTAATGAcctcacggttcagctagcaaacaAGCTTTCAAAAGATATTACCTATTGTAggctttacctacacactcaatgaaatcggctgtaaatatATATAGGTATTTCTTTCCTATATTTACCTGTGATAAAACCAGGTCTAATTTTCCCTGTAAGCGAGACAGCTTGTTAAACATCATTGTTCTTGAATCCATCATCTGGTATAAGGTACTTAAATTTTCAACCATATCAGGAAactacaaatattaaatatacaagAACATTAAAATTTACCAATCAACAATAAGAAAGAAGCACATTCCAATGTCCTCGGCCACAGCACATATTTTCTCCAAAGGGGCAACTACAATAATTGTCAATTATATCTATGTAGGCCATATAATTTTCCAAGAAATAAACATGGAAGATAGCTTACACtacaattatttttaatattgtttccATTTCCAAGGGTGGTACTCCTGTATTGCTGTAAAATCTGAGCTCATTTTTGAACTTGCTTAATATATTGCTGATATAAATTTCTTAGATAAAAATCCAAAGAAGAAAATGAATACATGAATCTGAAATAAAACTAAAAGGCTCATGAAAACTTGGATCTTTTATCTTTCAAAATCCACCCACAAATCTATATCATAAAATTCTGCTGTAACACATTTTCTCTTGTGTTGTAATTTAAAAACCCTCCTGCTCCCTCCCTCAAAATTTCTTGACTAACTCCTCTTGATATTTTCTTTAATGTCACTTACTGTCATAAGATATGAAGTATGAATTGTCAGCAGTGTTTTTATCCATCTCAGAATCTTCGATGAactgaaaaacacaaataaatctAATAAGAAAAATAATCACACATGTTATGAAAAGTGCGGAAAAACATctaaaattctgaaaaattgttGAACAGTGGaataataaatacatacataaattCTAGTGTTAATGGATATTCCTTGAAAAATGTTATCTACATTTATTCACAAACTTTCAACAACTGAAACAGATTTTGAGCGTTAAATATTTTCTAAGAGACtggtctattgttgaagactgtatgttgccctctagaaTCTCTTGGTTATGTTATtccttgggttgctgtctcatagaCATTTATTGTTATAATAGATAATAGTTCATGAACCAAAGGTATGATAACTAAGATGACAAACAAGTACTTACCTTTGAGCATGTGTATGCATTCTAGATGATAATTCCTGAACCAATGGAATAATAGCCTGTATAGGTAACTTCCGAACAGTATTCTGTACAACTTTTTCTGAAGCTTGCATCAGCACATTCTAAAATTACAAGAAAACAATTGCTAAAtgtacagtggaaaatatttaatTGATTCTCATGACAAGACAAATTAACAATCAATATGCCACTTACAGACCCCACAAAATTGTGGCACAGGGACGTCTTACACTACACAAAGACTTACATTAACTTCCCTAATTCTGACAGGATGAGGTTACAGATTTAAAGATGCTCAACTTTAATAGCAAAGGTTTAAACCTTCAGGGATGAACATATTTATATCCACTAGTCAATCTTGCAGTAAGGGTTAACTATAACATTTAACTGTTTTAATTTGGCTGTACTTTAGATAAGAACTAACCAGCTTCACAGCAAtctgttttcatatttttcattgttgatgtatgtatataaaaaagatatcaaattttgacatattcaGATGGATTTATAATTGAATCACATCATGTAAATAAATAGCTCATGAAAATAAGACAGTTTATAGTACTTTGTAtttctatatttctttttcaCCTGGACTGCATACCTGGCCTTAAAAGTCCTTTAATTAATGACTCAAGTTCTAAAAATACTTACATTAATTAGTTTTTTATCTTGACTTTGTAACCCCTGTGTTAACAGTCTGGCTAACGTGTCAGCCTTGGGTGGTTTTCTTGTAGGGTGACTATAATCTACTATACTTACATTAATTAGTTTTTTATCTTGACTCTGTAACCCCTGTGTTAACAGTCTGGCTAACGTGTCAGCCTTGGGTGGTTCTCTTGTAGGGTGACTATAATCTACTATACttacatttattaattttttatcttGACTCTGTAATCCCTGTGTTAACAATCTGGCTAACGTGTCAGCCTGGGGTGGTTCTCTTGTAGGGTGACTAGGATGATCTACACTAATAGCATTCAATCTTTCTTCCATACTCATCTGTAATAGAAACAGAAACTTGATTTATCTTGAGGAGTGTTTTGAAGATGATTAAATTTAAGTATAATTTGCCTACAATTATCATACTAATGGGAGAAACTGGGAAAGATTCCATATGGCACCCCACATAATAAAGTAAAAGGGGTAATTGTGTTTATAATGGTTGTTGTACCATATGGAACTCTATCCAGAATTTGTTTCTCTTTTGACCTAAGATGCACTATCGGCAGATTTCATTTCCGCAAACAAATTGTATTCTATCTGAGAACCCAGGAAATGGTCACCATCTCTCATTGTACAAATTCTGTTAAACCAGAGACTAAGAAAATTTAGAACCGAGATCATGTACACACTGAATTTTTAAGTTTGACAAAGGTTAAAGACAAGCCCAAATTGGTAAtcaattaaaggcaataaacattttctacattcatgaaagCTTCGTTCTTGAAACTTTCTTCAGATTCCAGTGGTAGACCAGGGTCCAGTCATGATAAATGATAGTCCTAATCCATGATACTTACATCTGTAATTGAAGGTTTTCTTTTGGACCTCCTTCCAGGTTCCTGAGAAGGACCACTGGGTGCCATCAGACCAGGTACCAACACTGTAGAATCTTTGGAAACATCTGGGGTTTGTATCTGGTTAGGGAAGAGAAATCATTAGTATTTGTAATagttattaataataaaaacataggtCAACTATAAACTGTATACAGATCCTATTAAATTACATTATCCAGTATTGTAAAGGTGGGtaataaattattgtttattttttacaaataagatTGACAAATGTTTATTGACATTGCAGTTTTTAGAAGTTAAACCTATAAATAAAGGTCACACTAGTACTTTAGACAAGAGAAAGCGGACCCATTATTAAAAAGGGGTGTTCTTTGAATGgcaaataaaaaagcaaaatcatTACTATAGCATGGCAAGAATAGTGTGACCTGAAAACTTTTGCTTAGATGTTGGTGACTTTTAACACAGGTTTGACTGCTGTAAAGGCTTCTTGCTGTTGTAGCTCTCAATGTTTATTTACATCTTATGCTTTCCATATAACAACTATGAGCATTTGTGAAGATGGTGAATTCAGAAAAGCAGAAAAGTGAGAAATAGAAAATTGTGTATGTTACAGCTTACCTTTGACAAACTTCTATCTGTTTGTAGTGAGACTTTCCTGGGATCTTCTCTGATTAAACACTGTACGGGATCAGCAGAATTATAACgctgtaaataataataaatggcAAGTTATTAGATAAGTCATACTGGTTAACTGTTTAGACAAAACTGATATGAATGTGCAGGTATTAAGCACATGTGTAAAGGTTGATAAAGCAATGGTATTCCATATAAAACGGAGAATAtacttttagaatttttttaggACAATCACTTGGTATTAAAAAAGATTTCAGTGTTGTTTGTTGAAAGATCGTATGCATAGTTTTGCCTGTTTAGTGTTGTCCAGCTAAATTTGTATTGTTGTATGAACTAATAtcaatttttcttctttttatcttAAGGGACACTccactccaatcttaattgactaggattgttacTTTTTCCTATTGTAGGTCGGTGGTTCTCTCCAGGCTCtcaggcttcctccaccaataaaaacttaccagtctaaatgtggtgcttaaaagtgggttaaaacacaaaaattcaaatcaaatctTTTTATCTTGTCAGTTTAATAGAAATGAAACTGAATTTCAATTCCTAAACCGCAAGGGAGATAACATATAAAACTTAATTGTGATTTTACTTACCACTCTTTCAAATGTTGGTTTAAGGAAGTTTCCATGTACAATTAGAATGTCTTGATCACAAATCTGTGCTGCCAGTATAGGTATAGGTAACGGTAAGCTGTCCTTGGCACCTGATGTTGATACTTGAAGGAGAACTTTAGGTTTTAATGGCTTTTTTAATCTCCTGAAAGAAGAGCAATAAatcattctttttatttatagcTTGCTCTCAGTAATAGTATCTTTTCTATTACTGGATTGCTTTTACTTGTCAATTAGTTTCACACATTTATTAATGTTCTTTCCTGTAATCATTAATACCAGAATAGAGATTGGAAAccaggaatgtgtcaaagagagaacaacccgaccaaagagcagataacagccgaaaggccaccaatgggtcttcaatgcagcgaggaaTTCCTGCAACTGGAAGAGTGACATGAATTTGTCAAAAGGCAGATGGTATCTAGAGATCTTTCAATGTCCAAGTTTTAGTTAAGCTTTGTTCACAACTTTGATATTTACTTTAATGACGCAATTAAGAGCTTTACATATAACATAGACAAAGCCTTACCCATTTAATTTGTGCTCAAATATTACAACCTGTCCACTTCTTGTTACAGCACATAACATTACAacctgaaaatgtttaaaaaaagttttaattataaatgtctttttcttcaaATAGTGTGTATACAGAATTTGGCCTTGTGTTGTCAAAACTGCCATAGGTGCTTTACAGTACTATAAGCAAGTTATTGCAGAAAATCTTGATTTTGTGTTGTTTGATCTTGAAATTGTAGATAGCATCCTCAtttcttttcaaataaattcaatATGCATCATTAATTTTAATATCCAATATTTactgattcatataaaaaataactgCTTTATTACAAATTTGTTCTTTTTAGACTTCAGCATTTATTAACAATGAACAAACTACAAAATGTAATCTGTCAATTGTTCAAATATGGTGTTTCATATTGCTTAAGATCCTTCATGCTTAAAAGTTCTGAATAATTTAACAGTATTTAACTAAAGGATGGCACTGTTTTACTTTTAAAGTCTTATTCTTGTGTGATATCTATCAAGTATTGAATTTCAAATGAGTGTGTGGGTGTATACTCATATAACTAAAAGACCTCTAATATTGATAAGATATCTACTGTACCTGTTCTGTCGACTGCTGACAAACATCCAATAATGTTGGTTCTTCGGGCAGTGAAAATGATGTTATTGAGTTCTTATCAGAAGATGATGTGTTTATTTGCCTGGAatgaaacatgttaaatatttaacCAGTTAGTTATATCAAAATGCAGAGAACCGCTATGTTTATCTTTAAAGTGGCGGGAGATAAAGAAAAAAAcggagcaaaaacaataagtctccaaattTTGTTTGGGAGACCTAATGATTAACATCAACTCTAATTAGTGATAGGGGTCATCTAGGTTTGAGCTTTTGTTTCCTGTTAAGAAGTGAGATGAAGAACGACAATAAAAGTGATAATTCTTTGCTTAGGATATTTACAGGTGTGTTAAGGGAGTCTGTGGTATGCATTATTTTGCATTATCCGTTCTCTTCATGTTCATCAAAATTAAATTActattcatttcttttaaaaatgcaaaattaaaaCTTGTATACACACCATGCATTAATGATTCTATCATTCTGTGCTGCCgataaaaaatacatattttctggTGAATCTGACGCATCTGCTGACAGTGGTAACGGAAGGAGACGGAAAATTTCTGTTTTATGACCAGTAAATGTCTGAAAggagaaaacaaaatggttaaaaAACAAATCCACGTTTAATTCTGTAAAATCAGGATATAGACAGAACACTATTttctaaatacaataaaaatatatcaacagGAATTTGTTACAAATCTTTTCACAACAATTCCAGAAAGGATTGTAGATGTAGATCAGGTTATCATCCAACAACTGTGGGAATTGTTCAGCATTCATTCATATAAAGATGAAAAACAAAAACTTGCACTTAAGTGAATTTTAGATGTTAAATGTGCCCCTTCCATATGATTtggaatacatttagtaacacaACTCTTCAAATGCAGCAATGTGGATATAATGAATTATCTTTTTTCTCTTTCTAGTAAACCTTGCAAATTCAACAAGAAATTTTCATTACTGCCTCATACAaaactccttttttttttatgttgttcacCTGTAGCTTTCCAATGCAAACCAATCAAACTtatgtttcaaataaaatatgacaATTATGTTTAATCTTGCAAATAGACTTGATTTGAATTGTTATCTTT includes:
- the LOC143069562 gene encoding WD repeat-containing protein 43-like, with product MRILEHVLKMALSTPVSFSSNGEYCMYSSPDGVLKVYDTSTSKISQQYTPSSHLTATCTCLSWGPKRPSAKTPKKKKKRKSLSDDSAEQEKNDIVAIGTSSGNILLYSIVKADIQSQLDKGHSESVNDLCWDENQGYLYSCSNDHNVIQWDVSTANVRHKWKADKGSVHSMCLCSSNHLLTAGRSIKLWNVETKELLKTFTGHKTEIFRLLPLPLSADASDSPENMYFLSAAQNDRIINAWQINTSSSDKNSITSFSLPEEPTLLDVCQQSTEQVVMLCAVTRSGQVVIFEHKLNGRLKKPLKPKVLLQVSTSGAKDSLPLPIPILAAQICDQDILIVHGNFLKPTFERVRYNSADPVQCLIREDPRKVSLQTDRSLSKIQTPDVSKDSTVLVPGLMAPSGPSQEPGRRSKRKPSITDMSMEERLNAISVDHPSHPTREPPQADTLARLLTQGLQSQDKKLINNVLMQASEKVVQNTVRKLPIQAIIPLVQELSSRMHTHAQSSSKILRWIKTLLTIHTSYLMTFPDMVENLSTLYQMMDSRTMMFNKLSRLQGKLDLVLSQVTAQDQPEVETESLEQPLLMYQEESSDEDFGLDDFAPTQSDTEDNVDLFDDIEEMDKTPDQQNGDEEEKDSDDDNDDEMEDSPMENGDEEMESE